One stretch of Sebastes umbrosus isolate fSebUmb1 chromosome 5, fSebUmb1.pri, whole genome shotgun sequence DNA includes these proteins:
- the LOC119488310 gene encoding GDP-L-fucose synthase-like translates to MNCQADQTAPLRVLVTGGSGLVGRAIQHVVKEEGGAKEGEEWIFLSSKDVDLMNMEATRAAFEKHRPTHVIHLAAMVGGLFKNMKYNLDFWRCNVYINDNVLQAAHEVGAVKVVSCLSTCIFPDKTTYPIDETMIHNGPPHESNFGYAYAKRMIDVHNRALFKQDGRCYTAVIPTNVFGPHDNFSIEDGHVLPGLIHKAYIAQKEGKPLTVWGSGTPRRQFIYSLDLARLFLWVLREYPEVDPIILSVGEEDEVSIKEAAKAVVQGLDFKGEVVFDTSKADGQFKKTASNAKLHRYLPDFKFTPFKQALKETCDWFVANYDTARK, encoded by the exons ATGAACTGTCAGGCTGATCAGACTGCTCCATTGAGGGTGTTGGTGACAGGAGGGTCCGGCTTGGTGGGCAGAGCCATACAGCATGTGGTCAAAGAGGAGGGGGGAGCCAAGGAGGGGGAAGAATGGATATTCCTCTCCTCCAAAGATGTTGACCTCAT GAACATGGAGGCGACACGGGCAGCGTTTGAAAAACACAGGCCAACCCACGTCATTCACCTGGCTGCTATGGTTGGGGGGCTTTTCAAGAACATGAAATACAACCTGGACTTTTGG AGATGCAATGTCTACATCAATGATAACGTGCTGCAGGCAGCACATGAAGTTGGAGCGGTGAAGGTTGTTTCCTGCTTGTCCACCTGCATCTTTCCTGATAAGACCACCTACCCTATCGATGAGACCATG ATCCACAACGGTCCACCTCATGAGTCCAACTTCGGCTATGCCTATGCAAAGAGAATGATTGACGTTCATAACAG GGCGTTATTCAAGCAGGATGGCCGTTGCTATACAGCTGTGATTCCCACTAATGTGTTTGGTCCACATGACAACTTCAGCATTGAGGACGGTCATGTGCTGCCAGGCCTCATACACAAAGCTTACATTGCTCAAA AGGAGGGGAAGCCGCTGACGGTCTGGGGCTCCGGCACTCCCAGAAGACAGTTCATTTACTCTTTGGACCTGGCTCGTCTCTTCCTGTGGGTCTTGAGAGAGTATCCCGAGGTCGATCCAATCATTCTCTCCG ttggagaggaggatgaagtgTCCATCAAAGAAGCAGCAAAAGCAGTGGTGCAAGGACTGGACTTTAAAGGGGAAGTGGTG tTTGATACCAGTAAAGCAGACGGCCAGTTCAAAAAGACAGCCAGCAATGCAAAGCTGCACCGCTACCTGCCGGACTTTAAATTCACACCCTTCAAACAAG ctttaaaggaaaCCTGTGATTGGTTTGTTGCCAACTATGACACAGCCCGGAAGTGA